A DNA window from Micromonospora sp. NBC_01739 contains the following coding sequences:
- a CDS encoding aminotransferase class I/II-fold pyridoxal phosphate-dependent enzyme gives MSARYQVTGTTAAEISASIESGIRDAALAPGDPLPPVRVLAADLAVSPATVSRAYAELRQRGLIVTAGRHGTRVRPRPPVAARRSALHPPSAAGLRDLSRGEPEAGLLPPLGPHLAALADTIGPAISYSDAGTLPEFAEAARERLAADGVPAADLTLSGGALDGIERLLTTWLRPGDAVAVEDPGWANQLDLIAALGLRPIGVPVDDDGPLVAGVAAALAAGARALIVTSRAQNPTGAAVSADRAAALRDLLAGRADVLLIEDDHAAELARVPLHPLAGATAHWAFLRSVSKPFGPDLRLAVLAGDETTVARVAGRTRVGAGWVSTVAQRLVLSLWRDPAVTALIERAADSYERRRRGLVEALAERGLTAHGRSGLNVWVPVPDETVASTVLRDAGWLAAPGALFRIASPPALRLTVSPLTDPDLHPLTQTLTQAAHPTPPPHFTT, from the coding sequence GTGTCAGCACGATATCAGGTGACCGGTACGACAGCCGCCGAGATCTCCGCCAGCATCGAGTCCGGCATCCGCGACGCCGCCCTGGCCCCCGGCGACCCCCTGCCCCCGGTGCGCGTCCTCGCCGCCGACCTGGCCGTCAGCCCGGCCACGGTCTCCCGCGCCTACGCCGAACTACGCCAACGTGGACTCATCGTCACCGCCGGTCGGCACGGCACCCGGGTCCGCCCCCGTCCGCCGGTGGCCGCCCGCCGGTCCGCCCTGCACCCACCATCCGCCGCCGGACTGCGCGACCTGTCCCGAGGCGAACCGGAGGCCGGACTGCTCCCACCGCTCGGCCCTCACCTGGCCGCGCTGGCCGACACCATCGGCCCGGCGATCAGCTACTCCGACGCCGGCACCCTGCCCGAGTTCGCCGAGGCGGCGCGCGAACGGCTGGCCGCCGACGGCGTACCCGCCGCCGACCTGACCCTCAGCGGCGGGGCCCTCGACGGCATCGAACGACTCCTCACCACCTGGCTGCGCCCCGGAGACGCGGTGGCCGTGGAGGATCCCGGGTGGGCCAACCAACTCGACCTCATCGCCGCCCTGGGCCTACGCCCGATCGGGGTACCGGTCGACGACGACGGCCCACTGGTCGCCGGGGTGGCCGCCGCCCTCGCCGCCGGGGCCCGGGCGCTCATCGTGACCAGTCGCGCCCAGAACCCCACCGGTGCGGCCGTCTCCGCCGACCGCGCTGCCGCCCTGCGTGACCTGCTGGCCGGCCGCGCCGACGTACTGCTGATCGAGGACGACCACGCCGCCGAACTGGCCCGGGTGCCGCTGCATCCCCTGGCCGGGGCGACCGCCCACTGGGCCTTCCTCCGCTCGGTGAGCAAACCCTTCGGCCCCGACCTGCGCCTGGCCGTGCTGGCCGGAGACGAGACCACGGTGGCCCGGGTGGCCGGCCGTACCCGGGTCGGCGCCGGCTGGGTCTCCACCGTGGCGCAGCGGCTGGTGCTCTCCCTGTGGCGCGACCCGGCGGTGACCGCCCTGATCGAACGGGCCGCCGACAGCTACGAACGCCGCCGCCGCGGACTCGTCGAGGCCCTGGCCGAACGCGGCCTGACCGCACACGGCCGCAGCGGGCTCAACGTCTGGGTGCCGGTGCCCGACGAGACCGTCGCCTCCACCGTGCTGCGCGACGCCGGCTGGCTGGCCGCCCCCGGCGCCCTCTTCCGCATCGCCAGCCCGCCCGCCCTACGCCTCACCGTCAGCCCCCTCACCGACCCGGACCTCCACCCCCTAACCCAAACCCTCACCCAGGCCGCCCACCCCACCCCACCCCCCCACTTCACCACCTAA
- a CDS encoding DUF3046 domain-containing protein, translating to MRLTDFWTRLEEAFGPGYAASIARDQVLSQLGGRTIEQALAEGEQTHVVWRAVVAAYPDRVPARLR from the coding sequence GTGCGGCTGACGGACTTCTGGACGCGGCTGGAGGAGGCGTTCGGGCCGGGCTACGCGGCAAGTATCGCCCGCGACCAGGTGCTGTCGCAGTTGGGCGGGCGGACCATCGAGCAGGCCCTGGCCGAGGGTGAGCAGACCCACGTGGTGTGGCGTGCGGTGGTCGCCGCCTATCCCGACCGGGTACCCGCCCGGCTACGCTGA
- a CDS encoding MFS transporter, protein MTTDLTTTASAPPDVVPIQRRTLRLLFSTQIIGGIGVTIGIAVGGLLAAEIAGTAVSGLVLSASVVGGALLAIPVTRIITRHGRRPGLAFAYGVGAVGGALVVLAAASGSIPLLFLGMLMFGGGSAANLQARYAAVDLAAPDRRARQLSLIVWATTVGAVAAPNFAALADRAGGGWGLPPLSGPFAFSTVAFLLAAGVLLLWLRPDPLLTARRFAAARTGPDPATEPAGTGAGTPVKLPTAPSAGRGAGLRAGWLVVRAQPAARLGVAAVAVGHLVMVAVMAMAPVHLRDHYPVEEVLPVVGLVLSLHIAGMYALAPLVGWLADRLGRRGVILGGVGMLLAACAVAGTAGHSTFRLAVGLVLLGLGWSATMVAGSTLLSESVPDAVRPHAQGLSDLLMGLAGALAGAVSGFVMEWAGYPVLSLLAAVAVAPLLALALRPVRPGVPEQEGRAQCG, encoded by the coding sequence TTGACCACCGATCTGACCACCACGGCATCCGCGCCGCCCGACGTCGTGCCGATCCAGCGGCGTACCCTGCGCCTGCTGTTCAGCACCCAGATCATCGGTGGCATCGGGGTGACCATCGGCATCGCCGTCGGTGGGCTGCTCGCTGCCGAGATCGCCGGCACCGCGGTCTCCGGCCTGGTGCTGAGCGCCTCCGTGGTCGGCGGTGCCCTGCTCGCCATCCCGGTCACCCGGATCATCACCCGACACGGCCGTCGGCCCGGCCTGGCCTTCGCGTACGGTGTCGGGGCCGTGGGCGGGGCCCTGGTGGTGCTCGCCGCGGCGAGCGGGTCGATCCCGCTGCTCTTCCTCGGCATGCTCATGTTCGGTGGCGGCTCCGCGGCCAATCTCCAGGCCCGCTACGCCGCGGTGGATCTCGCCGCACCGGACCGCCGGGCCCGGCAACTGTCCCTGATCGTCTGGGCCACCACGGTCGGCGCGGTGGCGGCACCGAACTTCGCCGCGCTCGCCGACCGGGCCGGCGGGGGTTGGGGACTGCCACCACTGTCCGGTCCCTTCGCCTTCAGCACGGTGGCGTTCCTGCTGGCTGCCGGCGTACTGCTGCTGTGGTTGCGGCCGGACCCGCTGCTCACGGCCCGCCGGTTCGCGGCGGCCCGGACCGGCCCGGACCCCGCCACCGAGCCGGCCGGGACCGGTGCGGGGACGCCGGTCAAGTTGCCCACCGCGCCGTCGGCCGGGCGCGGCGCGGGTCTGCGGGCCGGCTGGCTGGTGGTACGCGCCCAGCCCGCCGCCCGACTCGGGGTCGCCGCCGTGGCGGTCGGCCACCTGGTGATGGTGGCGGTGATGGCGATGGCCCCGGTGCACCTGCGGGACCACTATCCCGTCGAGGAGGTGCTCCCGGTGGTCGGCCTGGTGCTCAGCCTGCACATCGCCGGCATGTATGCGTTGGCGCCGCTGGTCGGCTGGCTGGCCGACCGGCTCGGCCGGCGCGGGGTCATCCTCGGCGGGGTCGGCATGCTGCTGGCCGCCTGCGCGGTCGCCGGCACCGCCGGGCACAGCACTTTCCGGCTGGCCGTCGGGCTGGTGCTGCTCGGGCTGGGCTGGTCGGCGACCATGGTGGCCGGTTCCACCCTGCTGTCGGAGTCGGTGCCGGACGCGGTACGACCGCACGCCCAGGGCCTGTCCGACCTGCTGATGGGGTTGGCCGGTGCCCTGGCCGGGGCGGTCAGCGGTTTCGTCATGGAGTGGGCGGGCTATCCGGTGCTGAGCCTGCTCGCCGCGGTCGCGGTGGCACCGCTGCTGGCACTAGCGTTGCGTCCGGTGCGGCCGGGCGTACCGGAGCAGGAGGGGCGGGCACAGTGCGGCTGA
- the recA gene encoding recombinase RecA: protein MAAGPDREKALDLALAQIDKQFGKGSVMRLGERPVVQTAIIPTGSIALDVALGVGGLPRGRVIEIYGPESSGKTTVALHAVANAQRNGGIAAFIDAEHALDPEYARALGVDTDALLVSQPDTGEQALEIADMLVRSGALDIIVIDSVAALVPRAEIEGEMGDSHVGLQARLMSQALRKITGVLNNTGTTAIFINQLREKIGVMFGSPETTTGGRALKFYASVRLDVRRIESLKDGTDVVGNRTRVKVVKNKVASPFKQAEFDIMYGKGISREGSLIDVGVEQAIIRKSGAWYTYEGDQLGQGKEKAREFLRENPDVAAEIEKKILEKLGVGVGSGDAAGGPELPPVDF, encoded by the coding sequence ATGGCGGCAGGGCCTGACCGGGAGAAGGCGCTTGACCTTGCTCTCGCTCAGATCGACAAACAGTTCGGCAAGGGCTCGGTGATGCGGCTGGGGGAGCGGCCGGTCGTGCAGACCGCGATCATCCCCACCGGCTCCATCGCGCTCGATGTGGCTCTCGGCGTGGGGGGTCTGCCCCGGGGGCGGGTCATCGAGATCTACGGCCCGGAGAGCAGCGGTAAGACCACGGTCGCCCTGCACGCGGTGGCCAACGCCCAGCGCAACGGCGGCATCGCCGCCTTCATCGACGCCGAGCACGCACTCGACCCGGAGTACGCCAGGGCCCTCGGTGTCGACACCGACGCCCTGCTGGTCTCCCAGCCGGACACCGGCGAGCAGGCGCTGGAGATCGCGGACATGCTGGTCCGCTCCGGCGCGCTGGACATCATCGTGATCGACTCGGTGGCCGCGCTGGTGCCGCGGGCCGAGATCGAGGGTGAGATGGGCGACAGCCACGTGGGTCTGCAGGCCCGGTTGATGAGCCAGGCGCTGCGGAAGATCACCGGTGTGCTCAACAACACCGGCACCACCGCGATCTTCATCAACCAGCTCCGCGAGAAGATCGGGGTCATGTTCGGGAGTCCCGAGACGACCACGGGTGGTCGGGCGTTGAAGTTCTACGCCTCGGTCCGGCTCGACGTGCGGCGCATCGAGAGCCTGAAGGACGGCACCGACGTGGTCGGTAACCGCACCCGGGTCAAGGTCGTGAAGAACAAGGTCGCCTCTCCGTTCAAGCAGGCCGAGTTCGACATCATGTACGGCAAGGGCATCTCCCGCGAGGGCTCGCTGATCGACGTCGGTGTCGAGCAGGCGATCATCCGGAAGTCCGGCGCCTGGTACACCTACGAGGGCGACCAGCTCGGCCAGGGCAAGGAGAAGGCCCGCGAGTTCCTCCGGGAGAACCCGGACGTGGCCGCCGAGATCGAGAAGAAGATCCTGGAGAAGCTCGGTGTCGGGGTCGGCTCGGGCGATGCCGCCGGTGGCCCGGAGCTGCCGCCGGTCGACTTCTGA
- a CDS encoding bifunctional pyridoxamine 5'-phosphate oxidase family protein/GNAT family N-acetyltransferase, whose translation MYAPTARTTASRSRERMSYDRAAAHAVLDEAYHCALGFTVDGEPRVLPTLHVRLGDTLYLHGSTGSRPLLAARGAGLPVCVAVTLLDGLVYARSQFHHSANYRSVIAHGTARLVTDPAEKAEVLTALVDKVGPGRAAESRPPNRRELAETAVLALPLTEVSVRSRAGGVNEDPADHALPHWAGVLPLRLTAGLPEPDLGVTVPVPPYLRPARTSWHEPVVLGGEHVLLEPLDLTHAEGLFAATADPQVWQHLGAPQPATVDELSAAIGAYLAAGLRGEQVPWVQRCAVTGAVVGTTSYYEIDPERRSVAIGHTILGRPWWRTGINTEAKLLLLERAFGELAAVRVVWHTDIRNERSQRAIERLGATREGVLRKHRLRPDGSWRDTVQYSMTVEEWPNAQVRLREMLRAQAPVA comes from the coding sequence ATGTACGCGCCGACTGCCCGAACCACCGCCAGCCGCTCCCGGGAGCGGATGAGCTACGACCGCGCCGCCGCCCACGCCGTGCTGGACGAGGCGTACCACTGTGCCCTCGGCTTCACCGTGGACGGTGAGCCCCGGGTGCTGCCCACCCTGCACGTACGCCTGGGTGACACCCTCTACCTGCACGGCTCCACCGGCAGCCGGCCCCTGCTGGCGGCCCGGGGTGCGGGGTTGCCGGTCTGCGTGGCCGTCACCCTGTTGGACGGCCTGGTCTACGCCCGTTCGCAGTTCCACCACAGCGCCAACTACCGCTCGGTGATCGCGCACGGCACCGCCCGGCTGGTCACCGACCCCGCCGAGAAGGCCGAGGTGCTGACCGCCCTGGTCGACAAGGTCGGCCCCGGCCGCGCGGCGGAGAGTCGGCCGCCGAACCGCCGGGAGCTGGCCGAGACCGCGGTGCTGGCCTTGCCGTTGACGGAGGTCTCCGTACGCTCCCGCGCCGGTGGCGTCAACGAGGACCCGGCCGACCATGCGCTGCCGCACTGGGCCGGGGTGCTTCCGCTGCGGTTGACCGCCGGGCTACCGGAGCCGGACCTCGGGGTCACCGTGCCGGTGCCGCCCTATCTGCGACCTGCCCGCACCTCTTGGCATGAGCCCGTGGTGCTGGGCGGCGAGCACGTACTGCTGGAGCCCCTGGACCTGACTCACGCCGAGGGCCTGTTCGCCGCCACCGCCGACCCGCAGGTGTGGCAGCATCTCGGCGCCCCTCAGCCGGCGACCGTGGACGAGTTGAGCGCTGCCATCGGGGCCTACCTGGCCGCCGGGCTACGGGGTGAGCAGGTGCCCTGGGTACAGCGCTGCGCGGTGACCGGCGCGGTGGTCGGCACCACCTCGTACTACGAGATCGATCCCGAGCGGCGGTCGGTGGCCATCGGGCACACCATCCTCGGCCGGCCCTGGTGGCGTACCGGGATCAACACCGAGGCCAAGCTGCTGCTGCTGGAACGGGCCTTCGGCGAGTTGGCGGCGGTGCGGGTGGTGTGGCACACCGACATCCGCAACGAGCGATCCCAGCGCGCCATCGAACGGCTCGGCGCGACCCGGGAGGGGGTGCTGCGTAAGCACCGGCTGCGTCCGGACGGCTCCTGGCGGGACACCGTGCAATATTCGATGACTGTCGAAGAGTGGCCGAATGCACAGGTCAGGCTGCGGGAAATGCTTCGCGCGCAGGCACCCGTGGCCTGA
- the leuE gene encoding leucine efflux protein LeuE has product MMSSVLGITDIWTYVLGTVAIVLLPGPNSLFVLSTAARRGVGAGYRAAGGVFVGDGVLMFLSAAGVASLLKAYPPIFLVIKYVGAAYLGYVGLTMLLAAWRRWRDRNDPATPRLIDAAQPAEMRSPFRKALVISLLNPKAILFFVSFFIQFVDPTYPWPALSFLLLGLIAQVTSALYLTALIFAGTFLAAQFRQRRRLSAGATSAVGALFIGFGLKLAQG; this is encoded by the coding sequence ATGATGTCCAGCGTGCTGGGGATCACCGACATCTGGACGTACGTGCTGGGCACCGTGGCCATCGTGCTGCTGCCCGGACCCAATTCGCTGTTCGTACTCTCCACCGCCGCGCGACGCGGGGTGGGCGCCGGCTACCGGGCGGCGGGTGGGGTGTTCGTCGGCGACGGGGTGCTGATGTTCCTCTCCGCCGCCGGGGTGGCCTCGCTGCTCAAGGCGTACCCGCCGATCTTCCTCGTGATCAAGTACGTGGGTGCGGCGTACCTGGGCTATGTCGGGTTGACCATGCTGCTCGCGGCCTGGCGGCGCTGGCGGGACCGCAACGATCCCGCCACCCCGCGCCTGATCGACGCCGCCCAGCCGGCGGAGATGCGCAGCCCCTTCCGCAAGGCGCTGGTGATCAGCCTGCTGAACCCGAAGGCGATCCTGTTCTTCGTCTCGTTCTTCATCCAGTTCGTCGACCCGACCTACCCCTGGCCGGCGTTGTCGTTCCTGCTGCTCGGCCTGATCGCCCAGGTGACCAGCGCGCTGTACCTGACGGCGTTGATCTTCGCTGGGACTTTTCTGGCCGCCCAGTTCCGGCAGCGGCGCCGGCTGTCCGCCGGTGCCACCTCGGCCGTCGGGGCCCTCTTCATCGGCTTCGGCCTCAAGCTCGCCCAAGGCTGA
- a CDS encoding UdgX family uracil-DNA binding protein (This protein belongs to the uracil DNA glycosylase superfamily, members of which act in excision repair of DNA. However, it belongs more specifically to UdgX branch, whose founding member was found to bind uracil in DNA (where it does not belong), without cleaving it, appears to promote DNA repair by a pathway involving RecA, rather than base excision.) — protein sequence MVDIAPGAQQFIPPQAETLDDLRAAAAGCRGCELYRDASQTVFGRGDATARLVFVGEQPGDMEDQKGLPFVGPAGRLLRRAVDDAGLDPGHIYLTNAVKHFRFELRGRRRIHQTPDQVHITACRPWLVAEFTKLSPEVIVVLGATAAKALLGPGFRVTRQRGELLPWPAAAQHPEDFQRVPVDSAGDTTDAPSARLLATIHPSAVLRADNQDKAYEGLVADLTVAARALT from the coding sequence ATGGTCGATATTGCGCCCGGGGCGCAGCAGTTCATTCCACCGCAGGCGGAGACCCTCGACGACCTGCGCGCGGCCGCTGCCGGCTGTCGGGGCTGCGAGCTGTACCGGGACGCCTCGCAGACCGTCTTCGGTCGGGGTGACGCCACCGCCCGGCTGGTCTTCGTCGGTGAGCAACCCGGCGACATGGAGGACCAGAAGGGACTGCCCTTCGTCGGCCCCGCGGGCCGGCTGCTGCGTCGCGCGGTCGATGACGCGGGGCTCGACCCCGGCCACATCTACCTCACCAACGCGGTCAAGCACTTCCGGTTTGAACTGCGTGGCAGGCGACGCATCCACCAGACCCCGGACCAGGTGCACATCACCGCCTGCCGACCCTGGTTGGTCGCCGAGTTCACCAAGCTGAGCCCGGAGGTCATCGTGGTGCTCGGCGCCACCGCTGCGAAGGCCCTGCTGGGTCCGGGTTTCCGGGTCACCCGCCAGCGTGGCGAACTGCTGCCCTGGCCGGCCGCCGCCCAGCACCCCGAGGACTTCCAACGGGTACCGGTGGACAGCGCCGGAGACACCACGGACGCGCCGTCGGCCCGCCTGCTGGCCACCATCCACCCCTCCGCCGTGCTCCGCGCAGACAACCAGGACAAGGCGTACGAAGGACTGGTCGCCGACCTGACCGTCGCCGCACGAGCCCTGACCTGA